A stretch of DNA from Microbacterium sp. LWS13-1.2:
GGGCGGCTACGAGTACGAGACCGTCTGGGACACCTGCACGACGGCGGCACTCGGCATCCCGTTCTCGCGTGCCCGGTTCCGCGAGCTGACGACGCTGTCGGGCGGCGAGCAGAAGCGGCTCGCGCTCGAGGCGCTGCTGCGCGGACCCGACCAGGTGCTGCTGCTGGACGAGCCCGACAACTACCTCGACGTGCCCGGCAAGCGGTGGCTGGAGGAGCGCCTGCGCGAGACCCAGAAGACCGTCCTGCTGGTCTCGCACGACCGCGAGCTGCTGGCGCGCGCCGCCGACCGCATCGTGACGCTCGAGGTCGGCGGCGCGGGCAGCACCGCGTGGGTGCACGGCGGCGGCTTCGGCACGTATCACCGTGCTCGCGACGACCGCATGGCGCGACTCGACGAGCTGCGGCGGCGCTGGGATGAGCAGCACGTCAAGCTCAAGGAGCTCGTCGCGACGCTCAAGGTGAAGGCCACCGCGAACGACACGTTCACGTCGCGCTACCGCGCCGCCCAGACGCGACTGCGCAAATTCGAGGAGGCAGGCCCGCCGCAGGAGCGGCCGAGGGAGCAGGACCTCGATGTGCGCCTGCGGGGTGCGCGCACCGGGCGGCGCGCGGTCGTCGCCGAGCAGCTCGAGCTCACCGGCCTCATGCGGCCCTTCGACGTCGAGGTGTGGTTCGGCGACCGGGTCGCGGTGCTGGGGTCGAACGGCTCGGGCAAGTCGCACTTCCTGCGGCTGCTCGCACGCGGCGGCACCGATCCCGACGGCCGGCTCGGACACCTGACCACGACGGGTGCGGCGCTGGATCCGGTTGCGCACACCGGGCGGGCGATCCTCGGCGCGCGCGTCGTTCCCGGCTGGTTCGCGCAGACCCACCGTCACCCCGAGTTCGACGGCAGGACGCTGCTCGACATCCTGCACCGCGGCGAGGACGCACGAGCGGGGCTTCCGCGCGAGGCGGCGAGCAGCGCGCTCGACCGCTACGGCCTCGTCGGTCAGGCCGAGCAGACGTTCGACAGCCTGTCGGGCGGCCAGCAGGCGCGGTTCCAGATCCTGCTGCTCGAGCTGTCGGGCGCGACGCTGCTGCTCCTGGACGAGCCGACCGACAACCTCGACCTCGTCTCTGCCGAGGCGCTGCAGGACGCCCTCGCCCGCTTCGAGGGGACCGTGCTCGCCGTCACGCACGACCGGTGGCTGGCGAAGTCCTTCGACCGCTTCCTGGTGTTCGGCTCCGACGGCCGGGTGTTCGAGTCCGGCGAGCCGGTCTGGGACGAGACCCGCGTCGCGCGGGCGCGCTAGGGCTGACGGATGCCGCGGCCCGCGGCATCCGTCCCCGCCCCGTCCCCGCCCCGTCCCCGCCCCGTCCCCGCCCCGTCCCCGCCCCGTCCTCACCTCCTGTCGGGGTTTGGGGCGCATCACGTCCGTTTGGGGCGCACCGCGTACGCCCCAAACGCACGCGGTGCGCCCCAAACCCGCGAAGCACCGGGTGCGCCCGGGGATCCCGTGCGCCCCGGACGCACGCGGTGCGCCCCAAACCCGCGAAGCACCGGGTGCGCCCGGGGATCCCGTGCGCCCCAAACGCACGCGGTGCGCCCCAAACCCGCGAAGCACCGGATGCGCCCGGAAACCCGGTGCGCCCCGGACGCGCGCGGTGCGCCCCAAACCCGGGAAGACCGCGTGCGCCCGGCAGGATCCAGCCGCGACAACCCCGCCGGGTAGGCTGGTCGGGTGAGCATGGACATCGAGCTCGGCCGGGCCAAGCGCGCGCGTCGCGCCTACACGTTCGACGACATCGCGGTGGTGCCCTCGCGGCGCACGCGCAACCCCGAGGACGTCTCGACCACGTGGACGATCGACGCATTCAGCTTCGACATCCCGGTGCTGGGCGCACCCATGGATTCGGTCGTCAGCCCGCGCACGGCGATCATGCTGGGTCAGCTCGGCGGCCTCGGCGTGCTCGACCTCGAAGGCCTCTGGACGCGCTACGACGACCCCGAGCCGCTGCTGGCCGAGATCGCCGGGCTCGACAAGACCGCCGCGACCCGCCGCATGCAGGAGCTGTACGCCGAGCCGATCAAGCCCGAGCTCGTGCGCGACCGCCTGGCCGAGATCCGAGCCGCCGGCGTGACCGTGGCCGGCGCGCTCACGCCGCAGCGCACGCAGGAGCTGTACGAGACGGTCGTCGCCGCCGGCGTCGACCTGTTCGTCATCCGCGGCACGACGGTGTCGGCCGAGCATGTCTCGAGCGTCGATCAGCCGCTGAACCTCAAGAAGTTCATCTACGACCTCGATGTGCCCGTCATCGTCGGCGGGGCGTCCACCTACACCGCCGCGCTGCACCTGATGCGCACCGGCGCCGCCGGCGTGCTGGTCGGCTTCGGCGGGGGAGCGGCGTCGACGACGCGCGCCACCCTGGGTCTGCACGCCCCCATGGCCACCGCGGTCGCCGATGTCGCCGGCGCGCGTCGTGACTACCTCGACGAGTCGGGCGGACGCTACGTGCACGTCATCGCGGACGGCGGTGTGGGCACGTCGGGCGATATCGTCAAGGCGATCGCGATGGGTGCGGATGCCGTCATGCTCGGCGTCGCGCTCGCGCGCGCCACGGATGCGCCGGGCCGGGGTTTCCACTGGGGCCCTGAGGCGCACCACGCCAAGCTGCCCCGCGGGCGTCGGGTGAAGGTCGATCAGGTCGCCTCCCTCGAGGAGGTCCTGTACGGGCCGGCTCCGGTCGCGGACGGCACCGCGAACCTCATCGGGGCGCTGCGCAAGTCGATGGCCACGACCGGATACTCCGACCTCAAGGAGTTCCAGCGCGTCGAGGTCGTCGTCGCGCCCTACGCCGCGGGATGAGTGACCCCGACGACGACTCCCGGTCGTTGAGCGAGCGAGGAACGAGCGAGACGAAACGCCTCGGTGGCACCGACGACTCCGTGCCGGAGCATCCGACGAACGGGCGCGTTTCGTCTGCGGGCGCTGGAGCGCCCTCCGCTCAACGACCGGATGCAGACGATCCGGTCGAGGAGTTCCCGCCGACGCTGCGCGAGGTGATGCTGCGCCCGCGATGGATCGGGATGCTGCTGCTGTGCCTCGTCGTCGCAGCCGTGTTCGCCTGGCTCGGGCAGTGGCAGCTGGGTCGAGCGGTGCAGACGAACCCGCTGCCGCCCGGCGCGACCGAAGAGGTGCAGGAGCTCGCCGACGTCGCAGTGCCGGGCGAGTACCTCCCCGAGCCGCTCGTGGGTCAGCGGGTCGCGACTGCCGGCAGGTGGGTGCCCGAGGACTTCGTCATCGTGCAGTCCCGGTTCAACGACGGCGTCGAGGGTTACTGGGTCACCGGTCAGCTGCGCCTCGACCCGACCCGCACCGAGACTTCCGCCCCCACCTCCGTCGCGGTGGCCCTGGGGTGGGCCGCCACCGAGGACGACGCTCGTGCGGCGATCGAGAAGCTCGAGGCCGAGGCGTCGGCGGGCGACACCGTCGAGCTGACGGGACGGCTGATCTCGGACGAGGGACCGGTGCTGCCGCCGCGCGGCGCCGATCCGCAGACGCTGACACGGATGTCGCCGGCCGCCCTCCTGGGACAATGGCACGACGTCTCGGGGCTGTTCGTGTACCGCCCGTACCTTGCCTCCGGGGATGCCGTCGCCGGCCTCGCCGCGATCTCCTCCCCGGCACCGGCGGACGGGTCGAGCGTGAACTGGCTCAACATCTTCTACGCGCTCGAGTGGGCCGTCTTCGCCGGTTTCGCTTTCTACCTCTGGTATCGCCTGGCGAAGGATGCCTGGGAGAAGGAGCTCGAGGACTTCGAGGACGCCCGTCGCGAGCCGGGCGACGAGCCGGAGCCCTCGGCATCCTGAGAGGGCATCTGCCGGGTCCGGGCGCGGCCTGGTGGGTCCCGGCCTCGACGGGCGCGGCGAAATCCCGCGGGTAGACTGGCATCATGCCCCGCGCCCCGAAGCTCGCTTCCTTTCCGGCGATCCGCGGAGCCCTGAGGTTCTACCAGGTCTGCTCCATCATCACGGGCACGATGCTGCTCCTGCTGGTGGCCGAGATGATCGCCAAGTACGCGGTCGGCTACGAGCTGTTCCTGGGAGGCTCCGGCGGGTTCCTGTGGTTCGCGCCGGTCGTCGAGACCGCCTCGGGTCTCGAGTCGACGGGCGACGGGTTCAACCTGTCGCTCGGCATCCTCGTCGCCCACGGCTGGTTCTACGTCGTCTACCTGATCTCGTGCTTCCGCGTGTGGAGCCTCATGCGCTGGAACCTCGGGCGCCTGGCAATGCTCGCCGCCGGCGGCATCGTGCCGCTGCTGTCCTTCT
This window harbors:
- a CDS encoding DUF3817 domain-containing protein, with the translated sequence MPRAPKLASFPAIRGALRFYQVCSIITGTMLLLLVAEMIAKYAVGYELFLGGSGGFLWFAPVVETASGLESTGDGFNLSLGILVAHGWFYVVYLISCFRVWSLMRWNLGRLAMLAAGGIVPLLSFFMEARVARDVKTYLSEREAAELHSRAEHSSLTQAIPTENKR
- a CDS encoding ATP-binding cassette domain-containing protein gives rise to the protein MGYIDIAAVSYALPDGRPLLDEVSFRVGEGSTTALIGQNGAGKTTLLRIIRDEIPAHGGVVQIDGGLGVMDQFVGHGGPGQTVHDLLIAVAPDRVRRAARELEDAEAAIIERDDLDTQMRYAGALADYAEAGGYEYETVWDTCTTAALGIPFSRARFRELTTLSGGEQKRLALEALLRGPDQVLLLDEPDNYLDVPGKRWLEERLRETQKTVLLVSHDRELLARAADRIVTLEVGGAGSTAWVHGGGFGTYHRARDDRMARLDELRRRWDEQHVKLKELVATLKVKATANDTFTSRYRAAQTRLRKFEEAGPPQERPREQDLDVRLRGARTGRRAVVAEQLELTGLMRPFDVEVWFGDRVAVLGSNGSGKSHFLRLLARGGTDPDGRLGHLTTTGAALDPVAHTGRAILGARVVPGWFAQTHRHPEFDGRTLLDILHRGEDARAGLPREAASSALDRYGLVGQAEQTFDSLSGGQQARFQILLLELSGATLLLLDEPTDNLDLVSAEALQDALARFEGTVLAVTHDRWLAKSFDRFLVFGSDGRVFESGEPVWDETRVARAR
- a CDS encoding SURF1 family cytochrome oxidase biogenesis protein, producing MLRPRWIGMLLLCLVVAAVFAWLGQWQLGRAVQTNPLPPGATEEVQELADVAVPGEYLPEPLVGQRVATAGRWVPEDFVIVQSRFNDGVEGYWVTGQLRLDPTRTETSAPTSVAVALGWAATEDDARAAIEKLEAEASAGDTVELTGRLISDEGPVLPPRGADPQTLTRMSPAALLGQWHDVSGLFVYRPYLASGDAVAGLAAISSPAPADGSSVNWLNIFYALEWAVFAGFAFYLWYRLAKDAWEKELEDFEDARREPGDEPEPSAS
- a CDS encoding GuaB3 family IMP dehydrogenase-related protein — translated: MDIELGRAKRARRAYTFDDIAVVPSRRTRNPEDVSTTWTIDAFSFDIPVLGAPMDSVVSPRTAIMLGQLGGLGVLDLEGLWTRYDDPEPLLAEIAGLDKTAATRRMQELYAEPIKPELVRDRLAEIRAAGVTVAGALTPQRTQELYETVVAAGVDLFVIRGTTVSAEHVSSVDQPLNLKKFIYDLDVPVIVGGASTYTAALHLMRTGAAGVLVGFGGGAASTTRATLGLHAPMATAVADVAGARRDYLDESGGRYVHVIADGGVGTSGDIVKAIAMGADAVMLGVALARATDAPGRGFHWGPEAHHAKLPRGRRVKVDQVASLEEVLYGPAPVADGTANLIGALRKSMATTGYSDLKEFQRVEVVVAPYAAG